In one window of Armatimonadota bacterium DNA:
- a CDS encoding carbon monoxide dehydrogenase, with protein sequence MEHTTSAIPLACRWDHLLARWGVNRAGHRVEPGLYALGRPTMDSPVFVTANYTLSFDALRSALAGIDGYIMVLDTEGINVWCAAGKGTFCADEVVRQVEATGLAHIVRHRSLILPQLSAAGVAAQEVAQRSGFAIEYGPVRAVDLPAYLETRQATPEMRRVTFALLERLVLIPVELVHALLPMVVAAVIAYFVFGALGAIGLIAAVLGGTVAFPILLPWLPVRDFSAKGFMLGGIVAVPFALALCLRTPDAPVYFRAIRALAYLLASLPLTAFLALNFTGATPFTSRTAVRREIFRYVPVMAWVFGAGIVLAITSVTIRVLGDYR encoded by the coding sequence ATCGAGCACACCACCAGCGCCATTCCCCTTGCGTGCCGCTGGGATCATCTCCTGGCCCGGTGGGGGGTCAACCGCGCCGGGCACAGAGTCGAGCCTGGGCTCTACGCGTTGGGGCGGCCCACGATGGATTCGCCGGTGTTCGTCACTGCCAACTACACGCTGAGCTTCGACGCGCTGCGGTCGGCGCTCGCGGGCATTGACGGCTACATCATGGTGCTCGACACCGAGGGGATCAACGTGTGGTGTGCGGCCGGCAAAGGAACCTTCTGCGCCGACGAGGTGGTGCGCCAAGTCGAGGCAACCGGCCTCGCGCACATCGTCCGGCATCGCTCGCTCATCCTGCCTCAGCTCAGCGCCGCGGGCGTCGCGGCACAAGAGGTCGCACAGCGCTCAGGGTTCGCTATCGAGTACGGCCCCGTGCGCGCGGTTGACTTGCCTGCCTATCTCGAGACGCGCCAGGCAACGCCGGAAATGCGCCGCGTCACCTTCGCCTTGCTGGAGCGCCTGGTTCTGATCCCCGTGGAACTCGTGCACGCGCTGCTGCCAATGGTGGTTGCCGCTGTGATCGCGTACTTCGTCTTTGGTGCGCTGGGAGCCATCGGCCTCATCGCCGCGGTGCTCGGCGGCACTGTCGCGTTCCCTATCCTACTACCGTGGCTCCCCGTCCGGGACTTCAGCGCCAAAGGGTTCATGCTCGGAGGCATTGTGGCGGTGCCCTTCGCGCTTGCACTGTGCCTGCGCACGCCGGACGCGCCAGTGTACTTCAGGGCGATCCGGGCGCTTGCGTATCTCCTGGCGTCGCTGCCGCTGACGGCCTTTCTTGCCCTCAACTTCACCGGGGCAACGCCGTTTACATCACGAACCGCCGTCAGGCGCGAGATATTCCGCTATGTTCCCGTCATGGCATGGGTGTTCGGTGCGGGCATAGTCCTCGCGATTACGTCCGTCACGATCAGGGTATTGGGAGACTACCGGTGA
- a CDS encoding archaemetzincin family Zn-dependent metalloprotease, with amino-acid sequence MRLELVAVGEVDGNLLRQVAVGAESVLHMPVTVARDALPLPAFAYHHRRRQFLATAFIEEAVKRRPPDTTHTLAVTGADLHAPRLNFVFGQADFSDRTAVISLARLREEFWGRRPDDELLLQRAVKEAVHEIGHTLGLGHCSDALCVMRFSNQLADTDRKSRDFCARCGRELDLSAARR; translated from the coding sequence GTGCGGTTGGAACTGGTTGCGGTCGGAGAGGTGGACGGCAACCTGCTCAGGCAGGTCGCTGTCGGCGCGGAATCGGTGCTCCACATGCCGGTGACGGTCGCCCGCGATGCGCTGCCGCTTCCCGCATTTGCCTACCATCATCGCAGGCGCCAGTTCCTCGCCACCGCGTTCATTGAAGAAGCCGTGAAGCGGCGGCCGCCGGATACGACCCACACCCTGGCAGTGACCGGCGCCGATCTCCACGCGCCCCGCCTCAACTTCGTCTTCGGCCAGGCCGACTTCTCGGACCGGACAGCCGTGATTTCCCTGGCGCGGCTGCGGGAGGAGTTCTGGGGGCGGCGTCCGGACGATGAACTGCTGCTGCAACGCGCCGTGAAGGAAGCCGTGCACGAGATCGGCCACACGCTCGGCCTGGGCCACTGTTCGGACGCGCTGTGCGTCATGCGTTTCTCGAATCAGCTCGCGGACACGGATCGCAAGAGCCGGGACTTCTGCGCCCGATGCGGGCGCGAACTCGACCTCAGCGCGGCACGGAGGTGA
- a CDS encoding ACT domain-containing protein — protein MPRATQLSVCLENKPGQLAKVAGALKRAKVNILAISVVDSADTGVVRLVTDNTAKAARALTRSGMKPMRQSVLVVYPPNVPGAMEGLSAKLAKAGVNINYSYGSAPKRMKDGMLVLGVDKLDKALKAV, from the coding sequence ATGCCACGTGCGACACAGCTATCCGTGTGCCTCGAAAACAAGCCGGGGCAACTCGCGAAGGTGGCGGGCGCCCTGAAGCGGGCGAAGGTCAACATCCTCGCCATCTCGGTTGTGGACAGCGCCGACACCGGGGTGGTGCGCCTGGTGACCGACAACACCGCCAAGGCGGCACGGGCCCTGACCCGCAGCGGGATGAAGCCGATGCGCCAGTCCGTGCTCGTCGTGTATCCGCCCAACGTGCCCGGCGCGATGGAGGGCCTCTCGGCGAAGCTGGCCAAGGCCGGAGTCAACATCAACTACTCCTACGGCAGCGCCCCGAAGCGGATGAAAGACGGCATGCTCGTCCTCGGCGTGGACAAGCTCGACAAGGCGCTCAAGGCGGTGTGA
- a CDS encoding SagB/ThcOx family dehydrogenase, with protein MALAVRCGETARPPEAGAGVETALPPPRPTGPIAVEQALARRRSIRQFAARDLTLEHVGQLLWAAQGVTEPSRGLRTAPSAGALYPLEVYAVKRDGVFRYVAQGHKLVRLSKRDARAALANAALGQSAVRDAPLDIVIAAIYERTRAKYGARAERYVHIEVGHVGQNIHLQAVALGLGSVSIGAFDDGAVARVLGLPAAEQPLYIIPVGSRRSGSQ; from the coding sequence ATGGCACTGGCCGTCAGGTGCGGGGAGACCGCGCGCCCGCCGGAAGCAGGCGCAGGCGTCGAGACTGCCCTGCCACCGCCCAGGCCGACTGGGCCTATTGCGGTCGAGCAAGCCCTGGCGCGGCGGCGCTCGATACGTCAGTTTGCGGCGAGAGACCTGACGTTGGAGCACGTCGGGCAGCTCCTGTGGGCGGCGCAAGGCGTCACCGAGCCGTCGCGCGGGCTGCGCACCGCGCCATCGGCGGGCGCGTTGTACCCGCTGGAGGTCTATGCGGTGAAGCGCGATGGCGTGTTTCGCTATGTTGCGCAGGGCCACAAGCTGGTGCGACTCTCGAAGAGGGATGCGCGGGCGGCGCTCGCCAATGCCGCGCTGGGGCAATCGGCGGTCCGCGACGCGCCGCTGGACATCGTGATTGCGGCGATCTACGAGCGCACGCGGGCGAAGTACGGGGCGCGCGCGGAGCGCTACGTGCATATCGAGGTCGGTCACGTCGGCCAGAATATCCACCTGCAAGCGGTCGCGCTGGGCTTGGGTTCGGTATCCATCGGTGCGTTCGATGATGGTGCGGTGGCGAGAGTTCTCGGTCTGCCTGCTGCGGAGCAGCCGCTGTACATCATCCCGGTTGGCTCGCGCCGCAGCGGCAGCCAGTAA
- a CDS encoding alpha/beta hydrolase → MKAPVAVATDVVFGRGGRRDLKLDLYRPADGKESLLPAVVFIHGGGWHGGEKESYRDLAARVASHGYACASVDYRVSVDAPFPAALEDCKCAVRWLRARAAESRADPRRIAVWGHSAGGHLAAMVALTPGQFEGEGGSSHLPSRAQCALCCSAPFDLAALWQTLRPAVEQFLGAAAVDRAAACARASPISYVAASATPFLVCHGGEDDLVPVKQSDAFVAALRAAEAPVEFLRMAGIGHDLDQQSAEVFGRALTFLDTHLKPSPA, encoded by the coding sequence TTGAAGGCTCCGGTTGCAGTTGCGACCGATGTCGTCTTCGGCCGAGGCGGAAGGAGAGATCTGAAGCTCGACCTCTACCGCCCGGCCGACGGCAAGGAGTCCCTTCTGCCGGCGGTTGTGTTTATCCACGGCGGCGGGTGGCACGGGGGAGAGAAGGAGAGCTATCGCGATCTGGCGGCGCGAGTCGCGTCACACGGTTACGCGTGCGCGTCGGTGGACTACCGAGTCTCCGTTGATGCTCCGTTCCCGGCGGCGTTGGAGGACTGCAAGTGCGCGGTGCGCTGGCTGCGAGCGCGTGCGGCGGAGAGCCGGGCGGATCCGCGTCGTATCGCGGTATGGGGCCACTCGGCGGGCGGGCATCTGGCGGCGATGGTGGCACTGACGCCAGGTCAGTTCGAGGGCGAGGGAGGCAGCTCACACCTCCCGAGTCGCGCGCAGTGCGCGCTGTGCTGCTCTGCTCCGTTTGATCTTGCGGCGTTGTGGCAGACCTTGCGCCCGGCGGTGGAGCAGTTCCTCGGCGCCGCTGCTGTTGATCGCGCTGCGGCCTGCGCGCGGGCGAGCCCGATCAGCTATGTCGCGGCGAGCGCCACGCCGTTCCTGGTGTGCCACGGGGGCGAGGATGACCTGGTGCCGGTCAAGCAGTCCGACGCATTCGTCGCGGCGCTGCGCGCAGCCGAGGCGCCGGTTGAATTCCTGCGAATGGCCGGTATCGGGCATGACCTAGATCAGCAAAGCGCGGAAGTCTTCGGCCGTGCCCTCACGTTCCTGGACACACATCTGAAGCCGTCGCCTGCCTGA
- a CDS encoding phosphatase PAP2 family protein, giving the protein MRSIKRDMRRSRRRWFCVSVIVLLHLAGSAASGAGKDRDWSGLLPDQPVETITITAERPSAPRAELAVYESSRLPSEALPILRYNLQDRRETTALLIVAALAEPLRRLDQHVIATATTESAEHPKIEAVSHTLTDLGNWPAMGVVCAALYAGGDSRSRHAAQDFASAGLTTTVMVGLLKRTVQRPRPNEPGDGSGDTSFSFPSGHAASAFSAATVIAHHYPDLREPAYVGAALISVSRVALRRHYPTDVAAGALVGILVTKQVLKHNGNLLEWRW; this is encoded by the coding sequence ATGCGCTCAATCAAGCGAGATATGCGTCGGTCGCGCCGGCGGTGGTTTTGTGTCTCTGTGATCGTGTTGCTGCACCTCGCCGGGTCCGCAGCATCGGGCGCTGGCAAGGACAGGGACTGGTCCGGACTGCTCCCGGATCAGCCCGTGGAGACGATCACCATCACTGCTGAACGGCCCTCTGCCCCACGCGCGGAGCTGGCTGTGTATGAGTCCTCGCGGCTGCCCTCTGAGGCCCTGCCCATCTTGAGGTACAACCTGCAGGACCGGCGCGAGACGACAGCGCTGCTGATCGTTGCGGCGCTCGCCGAGCCCCTGCGGAGACTGGATCAACACGTTATCGCCACGGCCACAACGGAGAGCGCCGAGCATCCTAAGATCGAGGCCGTATCCCACACGCTGACCGACCTAGGCAACTGGCCCGCGATGGGGGTTGTGTGCGCAGCTCTATACGCCGGGGGTGATTCCCGCTCACGCCACGCGGCCCAGGATTTCGCCTCCGCGGGGCTGACGACGACCGTGATGGTTGGTCTGCTGAAACGCACGGTCCAGCGACCGCGGCCCAATGAACCCGGCGACGGTTCGGGCGATACCAGCTTCTCCTTTCCGTCTGGTCACGCCGCCAGCGCCTTCTCGGCTGCCACCGTCATCGCCCACCACTACCCTGATCTGCGCGAGCCGGCGTACGTCGGCGCCGCCCTTATCTCGGTGTCTCGCGTTGCCCTGCGCCGTCATTATCCCACCGATGTCGCCGCCGGTGCGCTGGTGGGAATCCTCGTCACGAAGCAAGTGCTGAAGCATAACGGGAATCTCCTGGAATGGCGGTGGTGA
- a CDS encoding isoprenylcysteine carboxylmethyltransferase family protein has product MAETVRAYAAEPTWKLALRGIVRTSLFAVLFISAGRIGWTRAWILFGLMLLTVAANLIVILRSNPRLLRERLKKDEASKSFDRVFMAVAIPVSLAILIVPGLDAVRFGWSSLPLGWLYVGAALHLLGDVPMAWAMATNPYLERTVRIQDDRGHTVITSGPYRMVRHPMYVGLLVMMAGWPLILGSVWTYVPVALLGILVVLRTAFEDRTLREELPGYAEYARRTRHRLLPGVW; this is encoded by the coding sequence ATGGCGGAAACGGTTCGAGCGTATGCCGCCGAGCCGACGTGGAAGCTGGCCCTGCGTGGAATCGTCCGGACGAGCCTGTTCGCGGTGCTCTTCATATCAGCGGGGCGCATCGGTTGGACGCGGGCGTGGATCCTGTTTGGGCTCATGCTGTTGACGGTCGCGGCCAACCTCATCGTGATCCTGCGCAGTAACCCGCGGCTGCTGCGCGAGCGACTCAAGAAAGACGAGGCGAGCAAGTCGTTCGACAGGGTGTTTATGGCCGTCGCCATTCCGGTGTCGTTGGCGATTCTCATCGTGCCGGGGCTCGATGCGGTGCGATTCGGCTGGTCCTCGCTGCCGCTGGGGTGGCTCTACGTCGGGGCAGCGCTGCACCTGTTAGGCGATGTCCCGATGGCGTGGGCGATGGCGACGAACCCGTACCTCGAGCGGACGGTTCGCATCCAGGACGACCGCGGGCACACCGTCATCACCTCGGGCCCGTATCGCATGGTGCGCCATCCGATGTATGTGGGGTTGCTCGTGATGATGGCGGGCTGGCCGCTGATCCTTGGGTCGGTGTGGACCTACGTCCCGGTCGCGCTGCTGGGGATTCTCGTCGTGCTGCGCACTGCGTTTGAGGACCGAACGCTGCGTGAAGAGCTTCCCGGCTACGCAGAATACGCCCGGCGCACGCGCCATCGCCTGCTGCCGGGCGTATGGTAG
- a CDS encoding CIA30 family protein, producing MRTSVPFYAYAVPLVAAWAVCVTIQPVRCGPIAAPGPPDLVVDDFEDEPKCEVATEGETTVRTDLRPGIARGGNQSLLVRIHASAQNAPRHVCRLVWRFEGPTDWSQFAGIQFWMQALTGDVRPYLLLHEAGGSNYRARVPVVSRNQGEWQHVGLEFADFAWNFESQQDANQELDVERISAISLWLQVAPGSETAFAIDELGAYQARPQYAGPKVSLHCARPACLFEPGQTMEVVARAERLPDGEAAELAIIVRDFWGTEILSQHHDFTANTQGECERGAGFSGTGYFDVEALLKVRGEAVWEETLGVATIPPLPAAEAEPPESVFGIWVGSLDIPRRYGVRWHRTYCQPWDFEPDAAGGYRYVAKPGEPFAFHRIAGMEPILYFRGMPLWLTSRPDRVDYRKFKPKSWDEYGRFVEYYCSLVADDVDFYEVWNEPVPYAYWMGTIEDVVKLHEVTYRAVHAADPTATVLGPCPYSFVWDFLERFFELGGGQWLDAIVLHAYTSEDPDAGQFRENLRRVRDLAAKYGVRKDLYITEMGYSTPDVTEREQAEYLVRAYLLAMAEDVRVLIWHMFWDYVGDAEAGPGFAIFRHEWSPRPAFVALATLIRQVEQAEYVDDIAGLPDKVRGFRFRRDGKAVCVCWCWDDKPKQARIEWRGAAAVVCDIMGVETTVPVTDGHVQLTLTGSPVFVKER from the coding sequence ATGAGGACGAGCGTCCCCTTCTACGCTTACGCCGTGCCACTCGTTGCGGCATGGGCGGTCTGCGTCACTATCCAGCCGGTCCGGTGCGGGCCGATCGCCGCGCCAGGTCCGCCTGACCTGGTCGTGGATGACTTCGAGGACGAACCGAAGTGTGAAGTCGCGACGGAAGGGGAAACGACGGTCCGCACGGATCTTCGTCCCGGCATCGCTCGCGGCGGGAACCAGAGCCTACTGGTGCGGATTCACGCGAGCGCACAGAACGCTCCGCGCCACGTGTGCCGGCTGGTCTGGAGGTTCGAGGGGCCGACCGATTGGTCGCAGTTCGCGGGGATCCAGTTCTGGATGCAGGCCCTGACCGGCGACGTGCGACCGTATCTCCTGCTGCACGAGGCAGGCGGCTCGAATTACAGGGCGCGCGTCCCTGTGGTGTCGCGGAACCAAGGTGAGTGGCAGCACGTCGGCCTCGAATTCGCGGATTTCGCGTGGAACTTCGAGAGCCAACAGGACGCGAACCAGGAACTCGATGTCGAGCGAATTTCGGCCATCAGCCTGTGGCTGCAGGTGGCGCCGGGCAGCGAGACGGCATTCGCCATTGACGAACTCGGGGCGTACCAGGCGCGTCCCCAGTACGCCGGGCCGAAGGTGTCGCTGCACTGCGCGCGACCCGCTTGTCTGTTTGAGCCCGGGCAGACCATGGAGGTCGTCGCACGCGCGGAGCGCCTGCCCGACGGGGAGGCGGCGGAACTCGCTATCATCGTGCGCGACTTCTGGGGCACGGAGATTCTGTCGCAGCACCACGATTTCACCGCGAACACGCAAGGCGAATGCGAGCGCGGGGCGGGCTTCTCCGGGACCGGCTACTTCGATGTCGAGGCGCTGCTGAAAGTCCGGGGGGAAGCGGTGTGGGAGGAGACGCTCGGGGTGGCCACCATTCCCCCTTTGCCCGCGGCCGAGGCCGAGCCGCCGGAGTCCGTGTTCGGCATCTGGGTAGGGAGCCTGGACATACCCCGCCGCTACGGCGTCCGATGGCACCGCACGTACTGCCAGCCCTGGGATTTCGAGCCCGACGCGGCGGGCGGCTACCGGTATGTTGCGAAGCCTGGCGAGCCGTTCGCATTTCACAGAATCGCGGGCATGGAGCCGATTCTGTACTTCCGCGGCATGCCGCTGTGGCTGACCTCACGGCCGGACCGCGTTGATTACCGGAAGTTCAAACCGAAGAGCTGGGACGAGTACGGGCGCTTCGTGGAGTACTACTGCTCCCTGGTCGCGGATGATGTTGACTTTTACGAGGTGTGGAACGAGCCGGTGCCCTACGCGTACTGGATGGGGACGATCGAAGATGTCGTCAAGCTGCACGAGGTGACGTACAGGGCGGTGCACGCCGCCGACCCGACGGCGACCGTGCTCGGGCCATGCCCGTATTCGTTCGTATGGGATTTCCTGGAGCGGTTCTTCGAACTCGGCGGGGGGCAATGGCTTGATGCCATCGTGCTTCATGCCTACACGTCTGAGGATCCCGATGCGGGCCAATTCCGCGAGAACCTGCGCCGCGTGAGAGACCTGGCGGCGAAATACGGCGTCCGCAAAGACCTCTACATCACAGAGATGGGATACAGCACGCCCGACGTCACCGAGCGCGAGCAGGCGGAGTACCTGGTGCGCGCTTACCTGCTGGCAATGGCCGAGGATGTCAGGGTCCTGATCTGGCACATGTTCTGGGACTACGTGGGCGATGCCGAGGCGGGTCCGGGTTTTGCCATCTTCCGCCACGAATGGTCGCCGCGCCCGGCCTTCGTCGCGCTGGCGACGCTGATCCGCCAAGTGGAGCAAGCCGAGTACGTCGACGACATCGCCGGATTACCCGACAAGGTCCGCGGCTTTCGGTTCCGCAGAGACGGAAAGGCGGTGTGCGTGTGCTGGTGCTGGGACGACAAGCCGAAACAGGCGCGCATTGAGTGGCGCGGCGCCGCGGCGGTGGTGTGCGATATCATGGGCGTGGAAACGACCGTCCCTGTAACCGACGGGCACGTGCAGCTCACGCTGACCGGCAGCCCCGTGTTCGTGAAAGAGCGATGA
- a CDS encoding class II D-tagatose-bisphosphate aldolase, non-catalytic subunit → MMSRSQHDLRAEDIVARLLARYEQDGWAPTLLGVGPMSSRVVRAALEVGKEADCPVMLIASRNQVDSAAFGGGYAEHWTQQTFAEAIYSLADEIGFDGLLYICRDHGGPWHRDEELRGKLALDQAMASGIASFAADVEAGFHLLHVDPTRDPSGTVGLATVIERSLALVQAIEGAREQRGLPRVSYEIGTEETSGGLTADAAFASFITDLLGRFAAQRLPRPAFIVGQTGTLIKMRENIGTFDGDTARRLAAIARDNGLGFKEHNADYLSDDILAEHPGLGITAANVAPEFGAAETQALFDLADREAAAIGENSRSDMHPSDLRPVVEEKVLASGRWVKWLRPAEKGTTEDDLRRDDARRAQVALVCGHYTFTDPQVQSARERLYANARHLGIAPDPEREVLDAVKASIAHYVEPFRLAGLTTWLRAGR, encoded by the coding sequence TTGATGAGTCGCTCGCAGCACGACTTGAGAGCTGAGGACATCGTGGCCCGCTTGCTGGCCCGTTACGAGCAGGACGGCTGGGCGCCGACGTTGCTCGGGGTGGGGCCGATGTCATCCCGCGTCGTCCGCGCCGCCCTGGAGGTGGGCAAGGAGGCGGACTGCCCGGTCATGCTCATCGCCAGCCGCAACCAGGTGGACTCGGCCGCTTTCGGCGGCGGCTATGCCGAACACTGGACGCAGCAGACGTTCGCCGAAGCGATCTACTCCCTCGCCGACGAAATCGGCTTCGACGGACTCCTCTACATCTGTCGCGACCACGGCGGCCCGTGGCACCGGGACGAGGAGCTGCGCGGCAAACTAGCTCTGGATCAGGCGATGGCCAGCGGCATCGCGTCGTTCGCGGCCGATGTCGAAGCGGGGTTCCACCTGCTCCACGTGGATCCCACGCGCGACCCGTCGGGCACCGTCGGGCTCGCGACCGTCATCGAGCGCAGCCTGGCATTGGTGCAGGCAATCGAGGGCGCCCGCGAGCAACGCGGCTTGCCGCGGGTGTCGTACGAAATCGGCACCGAGGAAACCAGCGGCGGGCTGACCGCTGACGCCGCCTTCGCAAGCTTCATCACCGATTTGCTCGGCCGCTTCGCCGCCCAGCGGCTCCCGCGTCCGGCTTTCATCGTCGGCCAGACCGGCACGCTTATCAAGATGCGCGAGAACATCGGCACCTTCGACGGCGACACGGCCCGACGACTCGCCGCCATAGCCCGTGACAACGGCCTCGGGTTCAAGGAGCACAACGCGGACTACCTCTCCGACGACATTCTGGCCGAGCATCCAGGCCTGGGCATCACCGCCGCCAACGTCGCGCCCGAGTTCGGCGCGGCGGAAACGCAGGCCTTGTTCGACCTGGCTGACCGCGAGGCCGCCGCGATAGGGGAGAACTCGCGGAGCGATATGCACCCGTCCGATCTTCGCCCGGTCGTCGAAGAGAAGGTCCTCGCCAGCGGTCGCTGGGTCAAATGGCTGCGTCCCGCGGAGAAAGGCACGACGGAAGACGATCTGCGCCGCGACGACGCCCGCCGAGCGCAAGTGGCCCTGGTGTGCGGGCATTATACGTTCACCGACCCGCAGGTGCAGTCAGCTCGCGAGCGCCTCTATGCCAACGCCAGGCACCTCGGGATCGCGCCCGACCCGGAACGCGAAGTGCTGGACGCCGTCAAAGCCAGCATCGCGCATTACGTCGAGCCGTTCCGCCTGGCGGGGCTGACCACCTGGCTGCGAGCCGGCCGCTGA
- a CDS encoding exo-alpha-sialidase, protein MSHASPPPPSPLKGYTIPIIDLAGDAQRQVVVDREPGQYLGHPTTVLLEDGKTMIAVYPAGHGRGRIHMKRSTDGGLTWSDRLPVPDNWATSKETPTIHRVIDPRDGKRRLIVFSGLYPIRMSVSEDDGVTWTPLAPIGDFGGVVTMASVERLRDGRYMALFHDDGRFLREAEQSADPPVFIAYKTLSADGGLTWSQPSPVASHPKVHLCEPGLIRSPDGDQLAVLFRENSRTRNSFVIFSDDEGETWTEPRELPGALTGDRHVGKYAPDGRLFISFRDQTLESPTQGDWVGWVGTYDDIVAGREGQYRVRLMQNHRGADCAYPGVEVLPDGTFVTTTYGHWIEGEEPFVVSVRFTLAELDALAPGAR, encoded by the coding sequence ATGTCTCATGCTTCGCCGCCTCCCCCATCCCCGCTCAAAGGCTACACCATCCCGATCATAGATCTTGCCGGCGACGCGCAGCGACAGGTCGTGGTGGACCGAGAGCCGGGCCAGTATCTGGGCCATCCGACGACGGTGCTGCTCGAAGACGGCAAGACGATGATCGCGGTGTACCCCGCCGGCCACGGGAGGGGCCGGATTCACATGAAGCGCAGCACCGACGGCGGGCTGACGTGGAGTGACCGGCTTCCCGTGCCGGACAACTGGGCGACGTCCAAGGAGACGCCGACCATCCATCGCGTGATCGACCCGCGAGATGGAAAGAGGCGCTTGATCGTTTTCTCCGGCCTGTATCCGATCCGCATGTCCGTGTCGGAGGACGACGGCGTCACGTGGACGCCGCTGGCGCCGATCGGCGACTTCGGCGGTGTGGTCACGATGGCCTCGGTGGAACGCTTGCGGGATGGGCGTTATATGGCCCTGTTCCACGACGACGGCCGCTTCCTTCGCGAGGCCGAACAGAGTGCGGATCCGCCGGTGTTCATCGCGTACAAGACGCTGTCGGCCGACGGCGGGCTGACCTGGAGCCAGCCATCGCCCGTCGCGTCGCATCCCAAGGTCCATCTATGCGAGCCGGGATTGATCCGCTCCCCGGACGGGGATCAACTCGCCGTGCTCTTCCGCGAGAACAGCCGCACCCGCAACTCGTTCGTCATCTTCTCCGACGATGAAGGCGAGACGTGGACGGAGCCGCGGGAATTGCCCGGCGCGCTGACCGGTGATCGCCACGTCGGCAAGTATGCGCCCGACGGGAGGTTGTTCATCTCCTTCCGTGACCAGACGCTGGAGAGCCCGACGCAGGGTGACTGGGTCGGTTGGGTCGGCACGTATGATGACATCGTCGCCGGCCGCGAAGGCCAGTACCGCGTGCGGCTGATGCAGAACCATCGCGGTGCGGACTGCGCGTATCCCGGCGTCGAGGTGCTGCCCGACGGCACCTTCGTCACGACGACGTACGGGCACTGGATCGAGGGCGAAGAGCCGTTCGTGGTGAGCGTGCGCTTCACGCTCGCAGAGCTTGACGCGCTCGCCCCAGGCGCGCGGTAG
- the amrS gene encoding AmmeMemoRadiSam system radical SAM enzyme, with amino-acid sequence MRTELREGLLQEPLGGGKVRCRVCQRRCVVEDGEVGYCRTRRNEGGRLCSLIYGHVASMAVSPIEKKPLFHYYPGSRWLSLGSLGCNFRCPGCQNWEIAHADAREAARATDYLSPEDAVDLAKRDRCLGISWTYNEPTLWLEYTLDSAKLARADGLLTNYVTNGFATTAALDLLGPWLDSYRVDIKGFSAETYRKIAHVDDPEGIREVVARARHHWKMHVEVVTNVIPTHNDSPEELRRLAEWIARELGPDTPWHVTQFAPHLELSHLPATPVETLEHARNIGLGAGLRYVYLGNVWGHPAENTYCYACGALLIERHGFSIRQNRLEGNCCGNCGVEIHGRWAARDKPGVLE; translated from the coding sequence ATGAGAACGGAGCTGCGGGAAGGTCTGCTTCAAGAGCCGCTCGGCGGCGGCAAGGTCCGCTGCCGCGTGTGCCAGCGGCGGTGCGTCGTTGAGGACGGCGAAGTCGGCTATTGTCGCACCCGACGCAACGAAGGCGGACGGCTCTGCTCGCTGATCTACGGTCACGTCGCGAGCATGGCCGTGTCGCCGATCGAAAAGAAGCCGCTCTTCCACTACTACCCCGGCAGTCGCTGGCTGTCCCTTGGCAGTCTGGGCTGCAACTTCCGCTGCCCCGGCTGCCAGAACTGGGAGATCGCGCACGCGGACGCGCGAGAGGCGGCAAGGGCGACCGATTATCTCTCGCCGGAGGATGCAGTCGACCTCGCGAAGCGCGACCGGTGCCTCGGCATCTCGTGGACGTACAACGAGCCAACGCTGTGGCTGGAATACACCCTCGATTCCGCGAAGCTCGCGCGCGCGGACGGCTTGCTCACGAACTATGTGACCAATGGCTTCGCGACGACCGCAGCTCTGGATCTGCTCGGCCCATGGCTCGATTCCTACCGCGTGGATATCAAGGGATTCTCCGCGGAAACCTATCGCAAGATCGCCCACGTTGACGATCCGGAAGGTATCCGCGAAGTGGTTGCGCGGGCCAGGCATCACTGGAAGATGCACGTTGAGGTGGTGACGAATGTCATCCCGACCCACAACGATTCGCCGGAAGAGCTGCGCCGGCTTGCGGAATGGATCGCGCGCGAGTTAGGGCCGGACACGCCGTGGCACGTCACCCAGTTCGCGCCGCATCTCGAGCTATCGCATCTACCGGCGACGCCGGTCGAAACGCTTGAGCATGCCCGCAACATCGGGCTCGGGGCCGGCTTGCGGTACGTCTATCTCGGAAACGTGTGGGGGCATCCGGCCGAGAACACATACTGTTACGCCTGCGGAGCACTGCTCATCGAGCGCCACGGATTCTCGATCAGGCAGAACCGCCTCGAGGGGAACTGCTGTGGCAACTGCGGGGTGGAGATCCACGGTCGCTGGGCGGCGAGAGACAAGCCTGGCGTGCTCGAGTGA